From a region of the Leptospira kmetyi serovar Malaysia str. Bejo-Iso9 genome:
- a CDS encoding DUF1987 domain-containing protein, which yields MESLHIQQTKTSPEVILDTEKGAVEIIGESYPENAIAFYKPVFDWLNSAMSSKTQIQVKFQLDYFNTSSSKVIMDILDSLQKYHDQSGKVKILWLYKEDDDDMQETGEEFSSDLSLPFELKSYK from the coding sequence ATGGAATCATTACATATCCAACAGACCAAAACTTCTCCGGAAGTTATTTTAGACACGGAAAAAGGAGCGGTTGAAATTATAGGAGAATCCTATCCTGAAAACGCGATCGCGTTCTACAAACCCGTATTCGACTGGTTGAACTCCGCGATGAGTTCCAAGACACAGATCCAAGTAAAGTTTCAGCTGGATTATTTCAATACGAGTTCCTCCAAAGTCATCATGGACATTTTGGATTCTCTTCAGAAATACCACGATCAAAGCGGAAAGGTGAAGATTCTTTGGTTGTATAAGGAAGACGACGACGATATGCAGGAGACCGGAGAAGAATTCTCTTCCGATCTTTCTCTTCCGTTCGAACTGAAATCCTACAAGTAA
- a CDS encoding adenylate/guanylate cyclase domain-containing protein gives MEPTSSTQKDFNSFFENEFQLLNEVNETLDKKESLDKENLFQELRKIGEAYESLLKQSSKLMKIGDSTQNRLIKTQNELQDSNQRLVSSYQNLKQLSEIGQMITASLEPKIILTSVYENTKSMVSMDVLAFGIVEEGKNEIKYKFSLIEGRYTPAPSVDSLTEENPSSFCFHNNQELITNDLEKDFPQYVTTIQKHFGEKSNSVVYLPLKVEERFIGILTIQSYEKNAFNENQLSILRTLANYVAIGVDNADAYKTLSKRNRELKDSLEKINMLNEGLEKERQKSESLLLNILPKSIAERLKSGESVIADYIPTSTVLFADIVGFSKLSTQIPTPNLLVEILNQIFTCFDDIASKHQLEKIKTIGDCYMMAGGIPNATDDHAEKIALAGIEMIQGLKDLQKSWKYEFNIRIGIHTGDVVAGVIGKNKFVYDLWGDSVNTASRMESHGQPGKINCSEATYEALKDLFEFEDRGIIEIKGKGPMRTFFLIGKK, from the coding sequence ATGGAACCCACATCTTCAACTCAGAAGGATTTCAATTCCTTTTTCGAAAACGAATTCCAATTATTAAACGAAGTCAACGAAACCCTGGATAAGAAAGAATCCCTCGATAAGGAGAATCTTTTCCAGGAGCTGAGAAAAATCGGAGAGGCTTACGAATCGCTTTTAAAACAATCCTCCAAACTGATGAAGATCGGCGACTCCACTCAGAATCGTCTGATCAAAACGCAGAACGAACTTCAGGATTCCAATCAAAGACTCGTATCTTCGTATCAAAACCTGAAACAGTTGAGCGAGATCGGCCAGATGATTACCGCCAGTCTCGAACCGAAAATCATTCTTACTTCCGTTTATGAAAACACGAAGTCCATGGTTTCGATGGACGTTCTCGCGTTCGGAATCGTCGAAGAAGGCAAAAACGAAATCAAATACAAGTTCAGTCTGATCGAAGGACGTTATACGCCCGCGCCCTCCGTGGATTCGCTTACGGAGGAGAATCCTTCCTCTTTTTGTTTTCACAACAATCAGGAACTGATCACGAACGATCTCGAAAAGGATTTCCCGCAATACGTCACCACGATTCAAAAACATTTCGGAGAAAAATCCAACTCGGTGGTTTATCTTCCTTTGAAAGTGGAGGAACGTTTTATCGGAATTCTTACCATCCAGAGTTACGAAAAGAACGCGTTTAACGAAAACCAACTCAGCATCTTAAGAACTCTTGCGAACTACGTGGCGATCGGCGTGGATAACGCCGACGCATACAAAACCCTTTCCAAAAGAAATCGGGAGCTCAAGGATTCATTAGAAAAGATTAATATGTTAAACGAAGGTCTGGAGAAGGAAAGGCAGAAGTCCGAAAGTCTTTTGTTGAACATCCTACCAAAGTCGATCGCGGAAAGATTGAAATCCGGAGAAAGCGTGATCGCAGATTACATCCCGACTTCCACCGTTTTGTTCGCGGACATCGTGGGTTTTTCCAAACTTTCCACGCAGATCCCCACTCCGAACCTTCTCGTTGAAATCCTAAATCAGATCTTCACGTGTTTCGACGACATCGCGAGCAAACACCAACTCGAAAAGATCAAAACCATCGGGGATTGTTATATGATGGCGGGGGGAATTCCGAACGCCACCGACGATCACGCGGAAAAAATCGCGTTAGCCGGAATCGAAATGATCCAAGGTCTCAAGGATCTGCAGAAATCCTGGAAATACGAATTCAATATCCGAATCGGAATCCACACCGGAGACGTCGTGGCGGGCGTGATCGGTAAAAACAAGTTCGTCTACGATCTTTGGGGCGATTCGGTGAACACGGCTTCGAGAATGGAATCGCACGGACAACCGGGCAAGATCAACTGTTCCGAAGCGACGTATGAAGCCCTCAAAGATCTTTTCGAATTCGAAGACAGAGGAATCATCGAGATCAAAGGAAAGGGTCCGATGAGAACCTTCTTTCTGATCGGAAAAAAATAA
- a CDS encoding ArsR/SmtB family transcription factor: protein MDILKVTKAIGNETRLNILEWLKYPESNFGKQEIGDFRKDGVCVTLIQEKTELGQSTISHYLSLLLGADLLKSKRIGQWTFYSRNEETIREYLNFLKRKIQ from the coding sequence ATGGATATCCTCAAGGTCACAAAAGCCATCGGAAATGAAACCCGTTTGAACATTTTAGAATGGCTGAAGTATCCGGAATCCAATTTCGGAAAACAGGAAATCGGCGATTTTAGGAAGGACGGAGTTTGCGTCACCCTAATCCAGGAAAAAACCGAGTTAGGGCAATCCACGATTTCCCATTATCTTTCGCTTCTATTGGGAGCCGATCTATTGAAGTCGAAAAGGATCGGTCAATGGACGTTCTACAGTAGAAACGAGGAAACCATCCGAGAATATTTGAATTTTTTAAAGCGTAAAATTCAGTGA
- a CDS encoding LLM class oxidoreductase translates to MLTLNSDTNSKNKGYSSMFRKNQLSVGLFFPIEAFEGTKPTMQNQVELAKRAEEGGFSALWFRDVPLLDPAFGDVGQIFDPWVYLGYIAAQTESIALATGSVILPIRHPIHTAKAAASVDQLSHGRLVLGFASGDRPVEYPILGIDFENRGEIFRDYFRDFKIYLESEFPEFHTPFGKISGVDLVPKPVSLGIPVLVTGCSQQSMKWIAENADGWISYPRPPDQQMLVVSQWRNVVEEVWGDRFLPFAQSLYIDLQKNPNALPKNIHLGFSSGRNFVTDILLILRKIGVNHVVLNLKYGKRPAWEVMEELIEFVLPALKT, encoded by the coding sequence ATGCTTACACTAAACTCAGATACGAACAGTAAAAACAAAGGTTATTCTTCCATGTTCAGAAAGAATCAACTGAGCGTCGGTTTATTCTTCCCTATTGAAGCCTTCGAAGGAACAAAACCTACGATGCAAAATCAGGTTGAACTCGCAAAACGCGCGGAAGAAGGAGGTTTCTCCGCGCTTTGGTTTCGGGACGTTCCGCTTTTGGATCCGGCTTTCGGAGACGTCGGGCAGATTTTTGATCCTTGGGTTTATCTCGGATACATAGCCGCGCAGACCGAATCGATCGCATTAGCGACGGGTTCCGTCATTCTTCCGATTCGTCATCCGATCCATACGGCTAAGGCCGCAGCCTCGGTAGACCAATTGAGCCACGGCCGTTTGGTTTTGGGTTTCGCCTCCGGAGATCGGCCCGTCGAATATCCGATTTTAGGAATCGATTTTGAAAATAGGGGGGAAATATTCAGAGACTACTTCCGGGATTTCAAAATTTATCTGGAATCCGAATTTCCGGAATTTCATACGCCCTTCGGAAAAATCTCCGGAGTGGACCTCGTCCCAAAACCGGTTTCTTTAGGAATTCCCGTTTTGGTAACAGGTTGTAGCCAACAATCCATGAAATGGATCGCTGAAAACGCGGACGGTTGGATTTCCTATCCCAGACCTCCGGACCAACAAATGCTTGTCGTTTCGCAATGGCGAAACGTTGTCGAGGAAGTTTGGGGAGATCGATTTCTTCCGTTTGCACAATCGCTTTATATCGACCTGCAAAAAAATCCGAACGCACTTCCTAAAAACATTCATCTAGGCTTCAGCTCCGGTCGGAACTTCGTCACGGATATCTTGCTCATTCTTAGAAAAATAGGAGTCAATCACGTCGTTCTCAATTTGAAATACGGCAAACGACCGGCTTGGGAGGTTATGGAGGAATTGATCGAATTCGTTCTTCCCGCCCTAAAAACCTAG
- a CDS encoding VOC family protein codes for MRPFKILGIQQIAVGGEDKKKLETFWVDILGLEKTGTFKSEKENVDEDILRMGKGAYAVEVDIMQPIDANKSPKVHEPKLNHIGLWVDDIHKAVEWLTAKGVRFTPGGIRKGAAGYDVCFIHPKGNEEFPYSSEGVLVELVQAPADVIEALR; via the coding sequence ATGAGACCTTTTAAAATATTAGGAATTCAACAGATCGCCGTGGGCGGAGAAGACAAAAAGAAACTCGAAACGTTTTGGGTGGATATTCTCGGTCTTGAAAAAACGGGAACGTTTAAAAGCGAAAAGGAAAACGTGGACGAGGACATTCTGAGAATGGGCAAGGGCGCATACGCGGTCGAAGTGGATATCATGCAACCGATCGACGCAAACAAAAGTCCGAAGGTTCACGAACCGAAACTCAATCATATCGGACTATGGGTGGATGACATTCATAAGGCAGTCGAATGGCTTACCGCAAAAGGAGTTCGTTTTACGCCGGGCGGAATCCGCAAAGGCGCCGCGGGATACGACGTGTGTTTTATTCATCCGAAAGGAAACGAGGAATTTCCGTATTCATCCGAAGGCGTGCTCGTGGAACTTGTGCAGGCTCCCGCGGATGTGATCGAAGCTCTTCGATAA
- a CDS encoding DUF1564 domain-containing protein has product MGILLLNSDQCIQSKLQELNSHVVTLLVPENTLLRYREKDRKNLPKRIPQLLRKYTKFLSASPRLGKKAGITLYQPSPGKQKMKRINVRLSTGSWTLFGVLAQTHGVSRCFLFNYLLWLEENEIGDSIVSIVNEGGPTFHKKYKYILDLDLLNNRASRILKCEPENCFYVLDYRDWYNFEDGRLRSRPAKLDPRPPSSS; this is encoded by the coding sequence ATGGGAATATTATTACTCAATTCGGATCAGTGCATTCAGTCGAAACTTCAAGAATTGAATTCGCATGTGGTTACTCTTTTGGTTCCGGAAAATACGTTGTTGCGATATCGTGAAAAAGATCGAAAAAATCTTCCGAAACGAATTCCGCAACTCTTGAGAAAATATACAAAATTTCTGAGCGCGTCTCCGCGTTTGGGAAAAAAAGCCGGGATAACTTTATACCAACCTTCTCCCGGAAAACAAAAGATGAAGCGAATCAATGTTCGACTTAGCACCGGAAGTTGGACATTGTTTGGGGTTCTCGCGCAGACGCATGGTGTCTCCCGTTGTTTTTTGTTCAATTATCTATTGTGGCTGGAGGAGAATGAAATCGGAGATTCCATCGTGTCCATTGTGAACGAAGGAGGTCCAACATTTCACAAGAAATACAAATATATTCTGGACCTCGACCTACTGAACAATCGCGCTTCGAGAATTCTAAAATGCGAACCGGAAAATTGTTTTTACGTTTTAGACTATCGAGATTGGTACAACTTCGAAGACGGGCGCCTTCGTTCCCGGCCCGCAAAACTAGATCCGCGACCACCGTCGTCGTCCTAA
- a CDS encoding endonuclease/exonuclease/phosphatase family protein, with protein sequence MGWLRKILAILGILFGSLLILIYSITYHPDQAQPADVVCDSKAPLLKPDSKIKILVWNVQYLAGKKRVFWYDVPNGDGPDLGPSREEIEETLKKITDYIIAENPDVVLFQELHDGAKNTFGEDQLERILSQVGSTFPCKSEAFYWKAAFVPHPKILGRVGMKLATISKYKISDGIRHSLPLMPADPISTQFNLKRAILQNDFPVEGGDKFTVLNTHLDAFSQGTDTMHRQVETIAGLLKELDLAGHYWILGGDFNLLPPGFDRKSMHPNGAFFYSDEQEIKPLFDRWNSAVPFKVLNGPEREKYYTHYSNDPAIGKPDRTIDYIFYSSNLKQTGYRVDQGEILWTVSDHFPMIGTYSLAR encoded by the coding sequence ATGGGTTGGTTGCGAAAAATATTGGCGATACTGGGAATTCTTTTCGGTTCTCTTTTGATTTTAATCTACTCGATCACGTATCATCCGGATCAGGCGCAACCCGCCGACGTTGTCTGCGATTCCAAGGCTCCTCTTTTAAAACCGGATTCCAAGATCAAGATCTTGGTGTGGAATGTGCAATATCTTGCCGGTAAAAAAAGAGTTTTTTGGTACGACGTTCCGAACGGGGACGGACCGGATCTCGGTCCTTCTCGAGAAGAGATCGAAGAGACTCTTAAAAAAATAACGGACTATATCATAGCGGAGAATCCGGACGTGGTTCTTTTTCAGGAACTTCACGACGGAGCGAAGAACACGTTCGGAGAAGATCAGTTGGAAAGAATTCTTTCCCAAGTCGGATCTACGTTTCCTTGTAAGAGCGAGGCGTTTTACTGGAAGGCCGCGTTCGTTCCCCATCCTAAGATTTTGGGACGAGTCGGCATGAAACTCGCGACGATCAGTAAATATAAAATTTCCGACGGGATCCGACATTCTTTGCCGTTGATGCCCGCCGATCCGATTTCGACTCAGTTCAATTTAAAGAGGGCCATTCTTCAAAACGATTTTCCCGTGGAAGGCGGGGATAAGTTCACCGTATTGAACACGCATCTCGACGCATTCTCCCAAGGAACGGACACGATGCACAGACAGGTGGAAACGATCGCCGGTCTTTTAAAGGAACTCGATCTCGCCGGTCACTATTGGATTTTAGGAGGGGATTTTAATCTGCTTCCGCCTGGTTTTGATCGTAAGTCCATGCATCCGAACGGAGCTTTCTTTTATTCGGACGAACAGGAAATCAAACCTCTCTTCGACAGATGGAACTCCGCGGTTCCATTCAAAGTTTTGAATGGACCGGAACGGGAAAAATATTATACGCATTATTCGAACGATCCGGCGATCGGAAAACCGGATCGGACCATCGATTATATCTTTTATTCCTCCAATCTGAAACAAACCGGATATAGGGTCGATCAAGGGGAAATTCTTTGGACCGTGTCGGATCATTTTCCGATGATCGGAACTTATTCCTTGGCTCGTTGA
- a CDS encoding alpha/beta hydrolase — protein MTFHHKEFYILSSSDKSKLYCQSWTKPNANRVMIFHHGFGEHSGRYTNLLRFFAKSDINFYSFDMRGHGNSEGKRGHADSFDLYVRDLSDFANEVLKRERKDRFFLLGHSLGGAITLRYSQEGINQDNILGLILGSPALRVRMDFKKNLKRIVAGFLSKISPATIVDAELDLQYLSHDPEVIEAYQQDPLVHGKVSLKMGTELLEIGPKLIKKANVLRCPVLILHGQEDGLIDYNGSTELYKNLIYRNKRIKIYPGLYHELMNEFPEHREVVLGDIRDFLETIQREKISSDAKDSSLKMKKKSVAPSKKKSAV, from the coding sequence ATGACCTTTCATCATAAAGAATTCTACATTCTATCCAGCTCCGATAAATCAAAGTTATACTGCCAATCGTGGACGAAGCCCAACGCGAATCGCGTGATGATCTTTCATCACGGGTTCGGAGAACATAGCGGACGTTATACGAACCTTCTTCGTTTTTTCGCGAAAAGCGATATTAACTTCTATTCTTTCGATATGAGAGGTCACGGAAATTCGGAAGGGAAGAGGGGACACGCGGATTCGTTCGATCTTTACGTTCGCGATCTTTCCGATTTTGCGAACGAGGTTCTCAAACGGGAAAGAAAGGATCGCTTTTTTCTTTTGGGTCATTCCTTGGGCGGTGCGATTACTCTTCGTTATTCCCAGGAAGGAATCAATCAGGACAATATTCTCGGGTTGATCTTGGGTTCTCCGGCGCTTCGGGTGAGAATGGACTTTAAAAAGAATCTGAAACGCATCGTCGCCGGTTTTTTAAGCAAAATTTCCCCAGCGACCATCGTCGACGCGGAGTTGGATCTTCAATATCTTTCCCACGATCCAGAAGTGATCGAAGCGTATCAACAGGATCCTCTCGTTCACGGAAAGGTTTCCTTGAAGATGGGAACGGAACTTTTGGAGATCGGACCGAAACTCATCAAAAAGGCGAACGTTCTTCGTTGTCCGGTTCTGATTTTGCACGGTCAGGAAGACGGTTTGATCGATTACAACGGCTCCACCGAACTTTATAAAAATCTAATTTATAGAAACAAAAGAATCAAAATTTATCCCGGTCTTTATCACGAATTGATGAACGAATTTCCCGAACATAGGGAAGTCGTGTTGGGCGATATCCGCGATTTTCTGGAAACCATTCAGAGGGAAAAGATTTCTTCGGATGCGAAGGATTCTTCCTTGAAGATGAAAAAGAAATCCGTCGCCCCGAGCAAAAAGAAAAGCGCGGTGTAA
- a CDS encoding MFS transporter, with protein sequence MDKRASEKSLLRFFGLGELANHGWNAILAFWMIMGMAFFLFADQNLIAPNLKNIGASFGLNTQEEVDWYIGGLIPILFFILGGAVSVSMGYLSQKYSRKTLIIFSVFLGEIPCFLSGFATSYSEFVVYRTLTGFGLGGIFPLLFTVLGDYFSDKSRSTAAAYVSLSMGIGLGVGQLLGGILGNADPINGWRTSFIYLSIPSFFFALVYWIFCKEPIRGGGETEWAGIAEKFPEESFHLRWNDIRLLFQNKTNIGIFLQGIPGCVPWGVFFVFLVDYYETSYHLDKATATMLLTYAAIGVFAGTFFGGIIGQKIYNYKKRLLPIFCMSSVLLGILPCLYLLKAENIATSGVFIVVNIVAGFIISVTGPNVRATLINVNIPKNRSSMFALYNLTDDLGKGLGPAMSAVILGLTPGDRSLGLSISVLFWIPCALFWLMVLNNFEKDEKDVHDYLVSEAKKIKGAA encoded by the coding sequence ATGGACAAAAGAGCCTCGGAGAAAAGCCTTCTTCGCTTTTTCGGTTTGGGAGAATTGGCGAATCACGGATGGAACGCGATCCTCGCGTTTTGGATGATTATGGGAATGGCGTTTTTTCTATTTGCGGATCAGAACCTAATCGCGCCTAACTTAAAGAACATAGGCGCGTCCTTCGGACTCAACACGCAAGAGGAAGTCGATTGGTACATAGGCGGACTCATTCCGATTCTATTCTTCATTTTAGGCGGAGCGGTTTCCGTAAGTATGGGTTACTTATCGCAGAAGTATTCGCGCAAAACGTTGATTATATTCTCCGTATTCTTGGGAGAAATTCCCTGTTTTCTTTCCGGCTTTGCGACGAGTTATTCCGAGTTCGTAGTCTATAGAACTCTGACCGGTTTCGGTTTGGGAGGAATTTTTCCTCTTCTCTTCACCGTACTCGGCGATTATTTTTCGGATAAATCCAGATCCACCGCGGCGGCTTACGTTTCCCTTTCGATGGGAATCGGTCTCGGGGTCGGTCAGCTTCTCGGAGGAATTTTAGGAAACGCAGATCCGATCAACGGATGGAGAACGAGTTTTATCTATCTTTCCATTCCTTCCTTCTTTTTCGCGCTGGTCTATTGGATCTTTTGTAAGGAACCGATTCGAGGCGGAGGAGAAACGGAATGGGCCGGGATCGCCGAAAAATTTCCGGAGGAAAGTTTTCATCTTCGTTGGAACGACATCCGACTTCTTTTCCAAAATAAAACGAACATCGGAATTTTTCTCCAGGGAATCCCGGGTTGTGTGCCTTGGGGAGTGTTCTTCGTATTTTTGGTGGATTACTACGAAACCTCGTATCATCTCGATAAGGCGACCGCGACGATGCTCCTGACCTACGCCGCCATCGGAGTTTTTGCCGGAACGTTTTTCGGAGGAATCATCGGACAAAAAATCTACAATTACAAAAAGAGACTTCTTCCCATCTTTTGTATGTCGAGCGTTCTTCTCGGGATATTACCCTGTCTCTATCTTTTGAAAGCCGAGAATATCGCGACGTCCGGCGTCTTTATCGTCGTGAACATCGTCGCGGGTTTTATCATATCGGTGACCGGTCCAAACGTAAGAGCTACATTAATCAACGTGAATATTCCAAAAAATAGAAGTAGTATGTTCGCGCTCTACAATCTGACCGACGATTTGGGAAAAGGACTCGGACCCGCGATGAGCGCTGTGATTTTGGGACTGACTCCGGGCGATCGTTCGCTCGGACTTTCCATTTCCGTTCTTTTTTGGATTC